In Phycisphaerae bacterium, a genomic segment contains:
- a CDS encoding sigma 54-interacting transcriptional regulator — translation MKADDLVLQELIDFKEGRLSLHGRRLVLHDMHSFAQFRKDLTDMIGFQETRKILTRFGFFWGQADAAALKRIFQWEDTIELLKAGPRLHTLQGVVRSVIKKIELDRQTGKFEMELLWYDSGEAEEHLISIGKSEQTVCWMLIGYASGFASYCLSKEIYFMEQKCRAKGDMICTAIGKDKDSWGDELKNVLPHFESEDIKGKIQQLTEQLRLKSRELSAQRKQLGLPEKPMKLQAAEVRSKSFQAVLELASRASIFDSSILITGETGTGKEVLARYIHNNSPRAKKNFIGVNCGALPETLLESELFGHKAGSFTGATKDRIGLFEQAGQGTIFLDEITEISTNTQVKLLRALQEREIFRVGESTPRKIDIRIIAASNQNIAEAIKTGRFREDLYYRLAVIEIQVPPLRNRQEDILPLARYFVNEFSKKMKIPNLILDASCLNYLLNYSWPGNVRELENAIERAAVFSGEGVIFPENLPPAILKSVYISQNASDLQSRTLEQIEKNHINNILKMTGGNKSRAAKILGISPATLWRKLKTFDIQ, via the coding sequence ATGAAAGCTGACGACCTTGTTCTTCAGGAATTAATTGATTTTAAGGAGGGACGATTGAGTCTTCACGGTCGCCGCCTCGTCCTTCATGATATGCATTCTTTCGCTCAATTTAGAAAAGATTTGACAGATATGATAGGTTTTCAGGAGACAAGAAAGATTCTGACGCGATTTGGGTTTTTCTGGGGTCAGGCCGATGCCGCTGCACTAAAAAGAATATTCCAGTGGGAAGATACTATCGAACTTTTAAAAGCAGGCCCGCGACTGCACACTCTTCAGGGCGTTGTGAGGAGTGTCATTAAAAAGATTGAGCTTGACCGCCAAACCGGAAAATTCGAAATGGAATTGCTCTGGTACGACTCCGGCGAAGCGGAAGAACATCTTATTTCTATCGGTAAATCAGAACAGACCGTTTGCTGGATGCTCATTGGTTACGCAAGTGGTTTTGCTTCTTATTGTCTTTCAAAAGAAATATATTTTATGGAGCAAAAATGCCGCGCCAAAGGCGATATGATTTGTACCGCCATCGGCAAAGACAAAGATTCATGGGGTGATGAACTGAAAAACGTTCTTCCTCACTTTGAGTCGGAAGACATTAAAGGCAAAATTCAGCAGCTTACCGAACAACTCCGCCTCAAATCACGGGAACTTTCCGCGCAACGTAAACAGCTCGGCCTTCCTGAAAAGCCGATGAAATTACAGGCCGCTGAAGTCAGGAGCAAATCTTTTCAGGCCGTCCTCGAACTCGCCTCGCGCGCATCGATTTTCGATTCATCAATTCTCATCACCGGCGAAACAGGAACAGGAAAAGAAGTGCTCGCAAGGTATATTCACAACAATTCGCCCAGAGCGAAAAAAAACTTCATCGGAGTCAACTGCGGCGCCCTTCCGGAAACGCTGCTCGAAAGTGAACTCTTCGGCCATAAAGCAGGTTCTTTTACCGGAGCGACCAAAGACCGCATCGGCCTGTTTGAGCAGGCAGGCCAGGGCACGATTTTTCTCGATGAAATAACAGAAATCTCCACCAACACACAGGTCAAACTCCTTCGCGCACTTCAGGAACGTGAAATCTTCCGCGTCGGCGAAAGCACCCCTCGCAAAATCGATATCAGAATCATCGCCGCCAGCAACCAGAATATCGCCGAAGCAATAAAAACCGGCCGATTCAGGGAGGATTTATATTATCGACTGGCAGTAATCGAAATCCAGGTCCCGCCGCTGCGCAATCGCCAGGAGGACATTCTCCCGCTTGCCAGGTATTTCGTTAACGAATTTTCCAAAAAAATGAAAATCCCGAACCTTATTCTCGATGCATCCTGTCTTAACTATCTCCTGAATTATTCCTGGCCCGGAAATGTTCGAGAACTCGAAAACGCGATAGAACGCGCCGCTGTCTTCTCGGGCGAAGGCGTCATCTTCCCGGAAAATCTTCCCCCTGCGATTCTCAAATCGGTTTATATATCGCAAAACGCTTCAGACCTGCAAAGCAGAACGCTCGAACAAATCGAAAAAAATCACATCAATAATATTTTGAAAATGACAGGCGGAAATAAATCCCGCGCCGCAAAAATTCTCGGAATCAGTCCCGCTACCCTCTGGCGAAAATTAAAAACTTTTGACATCCAATAA